A portion of the Ficedula albicollis isolate OC2 chromosome 4, FicAlb1.5, whole genome shotgun sequence genome contains these proteins:
- the PKD2 gene encoding polycystin-2, with the protein MEESNTSRERYLRSVLRELVTYMVFLVVLCVLTYGTVSSSMYYYTRVMSQLFLETPVSKTERTDFKTLSTMDDFWKFTEGPLLDGLYWEMWYNNKTMAENKSFIYYENLLLGVPRIRQLKVRNGSCSIPEDLKDEIKDCYDVYSVANEDTAPFGLRNGTAWTYTNEKDLNGSSHWGLIATYSGAGYYQDLSRTREVTALQIASLKKNLWLDRGTRAAFIDFSVYNANINLFCVVRLLVEFPATGGLVTSWQFQPVRLIHYISTFDFFLAACEMSFCLFVLYYMVEEVLEIRIHRLRYFRSLWNCLDILIIVLSVVAIGISIYRTSTVDMLLKKLLEDQNSFPNFEPLAYWQMQFNNIAAVTVFFVWIKLFKFVNFNRTMSQLSTTMSRCVKDVIGFAIMFFIIFLAYAQLAYLVFGTQIDDFSTFQDSIFTQFRIILGDFNFTEVEEANRILGPIYFTTFVFFMFFILLNMFLAIINDTYSEVKSDMAQQKAEMELSDLIRKGYNKAMIKLKLKKTTVDDISESLRQGGGKLNFDELRQDLKGKGHTDAEIEAIFTKYDQDGDQELTEHEHQQMRDDLEKEREDLDLDRSSLPRPLSSRSFPRSLDDSEEDEDEDSGHSSRRRGSSSSGVSYEEFQVLMRRVDRMEHSIGSIVSKIDAVIVKLEAMERAKLKRRDVLGRLLDGVTEDERLGRDSEAHREQMERLVREELERWESDDTASQMSHRLGTPLGLGGQPRSRSSRPPSSQSDGLDAAAANGGSNVHG; encoded by the exons ATGGAAGAGAGCAACACCAGCAGAGAGCGGTACTTGCGAAGTGTTTTACGGGAGCTGGTCACGTACATGGTTTTCCTCGTGGTCCTGTGTGTCT TGACTTATGGGACAGTGAGTTCCAGTATGTACTATTATACAAGGGTTATGTCACAGCTCTTCCTGGAAACACCTGTGTCAAAAACAGAGAGAACTGATTTCAAAACTTTGTCCACAATGGATGACTTCTGGAAG TTCACAGAAGGCCCTTTGCTGGATGGTCTTTACTGGGAGATGTGGTACAACAACAAAACCatggcagaaaacaaaagcttcaTTTATTATGAGAACCTGCTCCTAGGGGTGCCTCGCATTCGGCAGCTGAAAGTCAGGAATGGTTCGTGCTCCATACCTGAAGATCTAAAGGATGAAATCAAAGACTGCTATGATGTCTATTCTGTAGCAAATGAAGACACTGCTCCTTTTGGACTCAGGAATGGAACTGC CTGGACCTACACCAATGAGAAGGATTTGAATGGGAGCAGCCACTGGGGCTTGATTGCCACGTACAGTGGGGCTGGTTATTACCAGGACCTCTCGAGGACCAGAGAAGTGACAGCCCTGCAGATTGCCAGCCTGAAGAAGAACCTGTGGCTGGACAGAGGGACCAGAGCAGCCTTCATTGATTTCTCTGTGTACAATGCAAACATCAACCTATTCTGTGTGGTCAG gtTGCTAGTGGAGTTTCCAGCCACTGGAGGCCTGGTTACATCTTGGCAGTTTCAGCCTGTGAGGCTGATTCATTACATCTCcacttttgattttttcctggCAGCCTGTGAAATGTCCTTCTGTCTTTTTGTTCTGTATTATATGGTGGAAGAGGTCTTAGAAATTCGCATTCATCGACTGCGCTACTTCAGAAGTCTTTGGAATTGCCTTGACATCCTTATCATTGTG CTGTCTGTGGTAGCTATAGGAATTAGCATCTATAGGACATCAACTGTTGATATGCTCTtgaagaagctgctggaagatCAGAACTCATTCCCCAATTTCGAGCCCTTGGCATATTGGCAAATGCAGTTCAACAACATTGCTGCAGTCACAGTGTTTTTTGTCTGGATTAAG cttTTCAAATTTGTTAACTTCAACAGAACGATGAGCCAGTTATCCACCACGATGTCCCGCTGCGTCAAAGATGTCATCGGCTTTGCCattatgttttttattattttcttagcaTATGCCCAGTTGGCCTATCTTGTCTTTGGCACTCAAATTGATGACTTCAGTACTTTCCAGGACAGCAT atttaCTCAGTTCCGCATCATTTTGGGAGACTTCAACTTCACAGAGGTTGAAGAAGCTAATCGAATTTTGGGACCCATTTATTTCACTACATTTGTGTTCTTTATGTTCTTCATTCTTTTG AACATGTTTTTGGCCATTATCAATGATACCTACTCTGAAGTCAAATCAGATATGGCACAACAGAAGGCAGAAATGGAATTGTCTGACCTTATCAGGAAG GGCTACAACAAAGCCATGATCAAActtaaactgaagaaaactaCTGTTGATGACATTTCAGAAAGTCTGAGACAAGGTGGAGGGAAGCTCAATTTTGATGAACTCCGGCAGGATCTCAAAGG GAAGGGGCACACGGATGCAGAAATTGAAGCAATATTTACCAAATATGATCAAGATGGGGACCAGGAATTGACAGAGCATGAACATCAGCAGATGAGAGATGACCTGGAGAAAGAGAGG GAGGATCTGGACCTGGACAGGAGCTCTCTGCCACGTCCTCTGAGCAGCCGCAGCTTCCCCCGGAGCTTGGACGACtctgaggaggatgaggatgaggacagcgggcacagctccaggaggaggggcagcagctctAGTGGGGTTTCCTATGAAGAGTTCCAAGT GCTGATGAGGCGGGTGGATCGCATGGAGCATTCCATCGGCAGCATCGTCTCCAAGATCGATGCTGTCATCGTGAAGCTGGAAGCCATGGAGAGGGCCAAGCTGAAAAGGAGAGATGTCTTGGGAAGGCTGTTAGATGGAGTGACAGAG GATGAGAGGCTGGGCCGGGACAGCGAGGCGCACCGGGAGCAGATGGAGCGGCTGGTGCGGGAGGAGCTGGAGCGCTGGGAGTCGGACGACACGGCCTCGCAGATGAGCCACCGGCTGGGAACGCCCCTGGGGCTGGGCGGGCAGCCCcgctccaggagctccaggccGCCCTCCTCCCAGTCCGATGGcctggatgcagcagcagcaaacgGGGGCAGCAACGTCCATGGGTAG
- the LOC101815779 gene encoding polycystin-2-like has product MRDDLEKEREDLDLDRSSLPRPLSSRSFPRSLDDSEEDEDEDSGHSSRRRGSSSSGVSYEEFQVLMRRVDRMEHSIGSIVSKIDAVIVKLEAMERAKLKRRDVLGRLLDGVTEDERLGRDSEAHREQMERLVREELERWESDDTASQMSHRLGTPLGLGGQPRSRSSRPPSSQSDGLDAAAANGGSNVHG; this is encoded by the exons ATGAGAGATGACCTGGAGAAAGAGAGG GAGGATCTGGACCTGGACAGGAGCTCTCTGCCACGTCCTCTGAGCAGCCGCAGCTTCCCCCGGAGCTTGGACGACtctgaggaggatgaggatgaggacagcgggcacagctccaggaggaggggcagcagctctAGTGGGGTTTCCTATGAAGAGTTCCAAGT GCTGATGAGGCGGGTGGATCGCATGGAGCATTCCATCGGCAGCATCGTCTCCAAGATCGATGCTGTCATCGTGAAGCTGGAAGCCATGGAGAGGGCCAAGCTGAAAAGGAGAGATGTCTTGGGAAGGCTGTTAGATGGAGTGACAGAG GATGAGAGGCTGGGCCGGGACAGCGAGGCGCACCGGGAGCAGATGGAGCGGCTGGTGCGGGAGGAGCTGGAGCGCTGGGAGTCGGACGACACGGCCTCGCAGATGAGCCACCGGCTGGGAACGCCCCTGGGGCTGGGCGGGCAGCCCcgctccaggagctccaggccGCCCTCCTCCCAGTCCGATGGcctggatgcagcagcagcaaacgGGGGCAGCAACGTCCATGGGTAG
- the SPP1 gene encoding osteopontin yields MKVAVLCLCLISITAAWPVIQSKQHAISASSEEKYDSRGHHLRRYYDDHVNSHSQESQQHPQSDLASSQQTLYSSEESVDVPEQPHFPDVSSKSHEDVDDDDDDDDNDSNDTDESEEVVTSFPTDIPVTVEPFPTFPFTRGDNAGRGDSVAYRMRAKAALLTAKAKLLKSVKLHKAAKKLIYDATEEDESDLDADSQRSVSREDSASRSSLRKHASSVAWSDQSHGRDSSEQDSDLRARSLENDSRHKSDSHEAEGDSSKSGVRGDSLSSVESRERGDSHPSVESRESRDRVSAELSDDISNQTLESAEDSQDRHSIESNEVTL; encoded by the exons ATGAAGGTGGCAGTTCTGTGTTTATGCCTTATCAGCATCACCGCTGCATGGCCA GTGATTCAATCCAAGCAGCATGCCATTTCTGCcagctctgaagaaaaatat GACTCCAGGGGCCATCACTTGCGCAGATATTATGATGACCATGTGAATTCTCACTCCCaggagagccagcagcacccacagagtGACCTGGCATCATCTCAGCAG ACACTCTATTCTTCAGAAGAAAGCGTGGATGTCCCAGAACAACCG CACTTTCCTGATGTGTCAAGCAAGAGCCATGAAGATGTGGATGATGACGATGACGACGATGACAATGATTCCAATGACACGGATGAATCCGAAGAGGTTGTCACGAGTTTTCCCACAGACATCCCAGTAACTGTTGAACCATTCCCCACTTTCCCTTTCACCCGGGGAGACAATGCTGGCAGAGGTGACAGTGTGGCCTACAGGATGAGGGCAAAAGCCGCACTGCTGACAGCAAAAGCCAAACTGCTGAAGTCTGTCAAACTCCACAAAGCTGCCAAAAAG CTCATCTATGATGCCACCGAGGAAGATGAGAGCGACCTGGATGCAGACAGCCAGCGCTCTGTCTCCCGGGAGGATTCTGCTTCCCGCAGCTCCCTGAGGAAGCACGCCAGCAGCGTGGCATGGTCTGACCAGAGCCACGGGCGGGACAGCAGCGAGCAGGACAGCGATCTGCGCGCCCGCAGCTTGGAAAACGACAGCCGGCACAAATCCGACAGCCACGAGGCAGAAGGCGACAGCAGCAAGTCTGGTGTCAGAGGGGACAGCCTCTCGAGCGTggaaagcag ggagagaggggacagccacCCGAGCGTGGAAAGCAGGGAGAGCCGGGACCGAGTGTCAGCGGAGCTCTCTGACGATATCAGCAACCAAACCTTGGAAAGCGCCGAGGATTCTCAAGATCGTCACAGCATCGAAAGTAACGAGGTCACCCTCTAA